The Gemmata palustris genome includes a region encoding these proteins:
- a CDS encoding response regulator yields the protein MLKPILLVEDNPKDLELTLLALARSNLANEVITVRDGEECLDYLLMRGPYATRSKGNPAVVLLDLKLPKIDGLQVLEEVKKDPALQGVPVVMLTTSREEQDLLRSYKLGVNAYVVKPVAFKEFMTAIQELGVFWAVVNEPPPGSFKSGRPAPSE from the coding sequence CGAGGACAATCCAAAAGACCTCGAGCTGACGCTCCTCGCACTGGCGCGGAGCAACCTGGCCAACGAAGTGATTACGGTGCGCGACGGGGAGGAGTGCCTCGACTACCTCCTCATGCGCGGCCCCTACGCGACCCGCTCGAAGGGGAACCCCGCGGTCGTGCTGCTGGACCTGAAGCTCCCGAAGATCGACGGGCTCCAGGTGCTCGAAGAAGTGAAGAAAGACCCGGCCCTCCAGGGCGTACCGGTGGTCATGCTGACGACCTCGCGCGAGGAGCAGGATCTGCTCCGGAGCTACAAGCTCGGCGTGAACGCCTACGTGGTCAAGCCGGTCGCGTTCAAAGAATTCATGACCGCCATTCAGGAACTCGGCGTGTTCTGGGCGGTGGTCAACGAGCCGCCCCCCGGGAGCTTCAAGTCCGGGCGGCCGGCGCCGAGCGAGTGA